The following proteins come from a genomic window of Gynuella sunshinyii YC6258:
- a CDS encoding PfaD family polyunsaturated fatty acid/polyketide biosynthesis protein gives MIEALNMLGHGSAFSADKFGNEMFRRDYRVKYAYVAGAMYKGIASVEMVVAMAKAGLMSFFGAGGLSDTVLEQAITSIHAALTESETFGVNLLPDYATPEKEMKRVDILLRNNVRYVEAAAYMELTPAIVRYRLQGLHRNARGEVQCGNTVMAKVSHSEVAEMFMRPAPSRMVDKLLSQGLITVEQAELAQHIPLAQDICVEADSGGHTDRGNASVLLPAIMHLREQVQIRQQYVQPIRVGLAGGIGTPEAVMTAFFMGADFITTGSINQCSIEAATSPAVKDLLQNININDTDYAPAGDMFETGATVQVMKKGVFFPARANKLYRLYNQYQSLDDMPEDVIRQLETSLFKCSIDEIWQQTRTHMQKSRPAQLAFMETNPRKKMAAVFRWYFIHTTRLALRGDEHNKVDYQIHCGPALGALNQLLLGTAQEHWQNRSVVWLCEYLMSHAARLLSERFRQFFSDH, from the coding sequence ATGATTGAAGCATTGAATATGCTTGGGCACGGTAGCGCTTTTTCAGCTGATAAGTTTGGTAATGAAATGTTCAGGCGGGACTATCGGGTGAAATACGCTTATGTCGCTGGAGCAATGTATAAAGGGATTGCCTCGGTTGAGATGGTGGTGGCCATGGCGAAAGCCGGACTCATGAGTTTTTTTGGCGCCGGCGGTTTATCCGATACCGTGCTCGAACAGGCCATCACAAGCATTCACGCGGCGTTGACTGAAAGTGAGACATTTGGGGTCAACTTGCTACCGGATTATGCAACACCCGAAAAAGAGATGAAGCGCGTGGACATCCTGCTTCGAAATAATGTGCGGTATGTTGAAGCGGCGGCCTATATGGAGCTGACGCCAGCCATTGTACGTTATCGATTACAGGGTCTCCATCGCAATGCCCGTGGTGAGGTTCAATGCGGCAATACTGTGATGGCGAAGGTGTCTCACTCGGAAGTGGCAGAGATGTTCATGCGACCGGCACCCTCTCGTATGGTTGATAAGTTGTTATCACAGGGGTTGATCACTGTAGAACAGGCTGAACTGGCACAGCATATTCCATTGGCACAGGATATTTGTGTCGAAGCGGATTCAGGGGGCCATACAGACCGTGGAAATGCCAGTGTATTATTGCCCGCCATCATGCATTTAAGGGAACAGGTTCAGATCCGGCAACAATACGTTCAACCGATTCGTGTCGGCCTGGCCGGCGGAATCGGAACTCCGGAAGCCGTCATGACGGCGTTCTTCATGGGCGCCGATTTTATTACCACCGGTTCCATCAACCAATGTTCCATAGAAGCTGCCACCAGTCCTGCCGTTAAGGATCTGTTACAAAACATAAATATCAACGATACCGATTACGCGCCTGCCGGTGACATGTTTGAAACCGGTGCGACAGTTCAGGTCATGAAAAAAGGCGTCTTTTTCCCGGCCAGGGCCAACAAACTCTATCGCTTATACAATCAATATCAATCTCTCGATGATATGCCTGAGGATGTTATCCGGCAGCTGGAAACGAGTTTGTTTAAATGCAGTATCGATGAGATCTGGCAGCAAACCCGAACGCATATGCAAAAAAGCCGGCCTGCTCAGCTGGCGTTCATGGAAACCAATCCCAGAAAAAAAATGGCCGCTGTTTTCCGTTGGTATTTTATCCACACAACCCGGCTTGCCCTGCGTGGCGATGAACACAACAAGGTTGACTATCAGATTCATTGTGGACCCGCACTGGGCGCGCTCAATCAATTACTACTGGGAACCGCTCAGGAACATTGGCAGAACCGTAGTGTGGTCTGGTTGTGTGAGTATCTGATGAGCCATGCCGCGCGACTCTTGTCAGAAAGATTCCGGCAATTCTTTTCAGACCATTAA
- a CDS encoding sterol desaturase family protein yields MAQIMKSAVSRFFYPSWLLLTVLGSYAMIVSGFAEATTVILFFFASCGVILALEWWMPFKREWVKPQKDIKTDIAHFFLSAGVTVSLIRALLYIPLFMLASYVSSIIPFALWPAKWPLLIQFVLVVILVDFFTYWVHRFMHTVDFLWRIHSVHHSVSRLYSFNSVRVHPFETILFYVAQTAPMVLLGAPVELMAMFTCFIGVTSLLQHCNIDIRYGVFNSIFSTSDLHRWHHSKIVKEALNYGDNLIIWDIVFGSYYLPDRNGPAELGIGGAIREYPQNYIGQILAPFTWKRLAYSNNDTARPKVSGEHD; encoded by the coding sequence ATGGCTCAAATTATGAAAAGTGCAGTTTCACGATTCTTTTATCCATCCTGGCTGCTATTAACCGTCCTGGGGTCGTATGCCATGATTGTCTCCGGGTTTGCAGAAGCGACGACCGTCATTTTATTCTTTTTTGCTTCCTGTGGTGTCATTCTGGCGTTGGAATGGTGGATGCCGTTTAAGCGAGAGTGGGTTAAACCACAAAAAGATATCAAGACTGATATTGCCCACTTCTTTCTTTCGGCAGGTGTGACGGTTTCCTTAATTAGAGCTTTGTTATATATCCCGTTGTTTATGCTGGCGAGCTACGTCTCTTCGATTATTCCATTTGCGTTGTGGCCAGCCAAATGGCCGTTGCTGATTCAGTTTGTGCTGGTGGTTATTCTGGTCGACTTTTTTACCTATTGGGTGCACAGGTTCATGCACACGGTGGATTTCCTCTGGCGTATCCATTCTGTTCATCATTCAGTGAGTCGTTTGTATTCGTTCAATTCTGTCCGGGTCCATCCATTCGAAACAATACTGTTTTATGTTGCGCAAACAGCGCCGATGGTGTTATTGGGCGCACCTGTGGAGCTCATGGCCATGTTTACCTGTTTTATTGGTGTCACGAGTCTGCTGCAACACTGTAACATCGATATTCGCTATGGCGTTTTTAATTCGATATTCAGTACTTCGGATCTGCATCGCTGGCATCATTCCAAGATCGTCAAGGAAGCGCTTAATTATGGCGATAACCTGATCATCTGGGACATCGTGTTTGGTTCATATTACCTGCCGGATCGGAATGGCCCGGCGGAACTTGGTATTGGCGGAGCGATTCGCGAATATCCGCAAAACTATATCGGCCAGATACTGGCACCGTTTACCTGGAAGCGGTTGGCTTATTCCAACAATGATACCGCGAGGCCAAAGGTATCGGGTGAGCATGATTGA